The following coding sequences are from one Saprospiraceae bacterium window:
- a CDS encoding metallophosphoesterase translates to MCKRIAISLTASCLMFIAQAQKIVHREILSRPTDRSITLLCSFDQDVEVCARYGTSSGAYTRQTPWILFVKDSLTEILMEPLGQDTRYYYQLCYRKPGQTNEIYRPQGTFHTQRSPGKQFSFVIQADPHLDDFSDTALYRRCLKNELEDSPDFMIDLGDIFMSDKLKVGKENITHDTVTWRVKYMRSFYEEVCHSLPLYLVLGNHEGEAGWQLNNTSQNVAVFDAVDRKKYFKNPAPDNFYSGDDANYTFMGKRESYYSWTWGDALFVVLDPYFFTSIKPDTLNGWRWTLGKDQYDWLRNTLETSDARFKFVFCHQLVGGDPLGRGGIEYADKYEWGGKNLEGTTGWSSNRPGWYKPIKELLAENKVTIFFHGHDHFFAKQDKDCLIYQLVPQPSLPNFNGPNQAAEYGYFQGKILPNSGHLRVTVGPLGVLTEYIKVYLPSQETGARHNKDIAASYYIPENYCYDTLFTNTPVLWNADYGRELIYPNPSCGEIKIEFSLAEEKIIYLDLFDHQGRRLRRLIDGQKITPQKYEVFWDGRDDRSQEQLSGTYYYKLYSADGLISGGKLVWIAP, encoded by the coding sequence ATGTGCAAGCGTATTGCAATAAGTCTTACAGCATCATGCCTGATGTTCATAGCTCAGGCACAGAAAATTGTCCATCGGGAAATCCTCAGCAGACCTACTGATCGAAGTATCACCCTTCTCTGTTCCTTTGATCAGGATGTCGAGGTTTGTGCGCGATATGGTACTTCCAGTGGAGCTTATACCAGACAGACTCCTTGGATACTTTTTGTCAAAGACAGTCTTACAGAAATCCTGATGGAGCCTCTCGGACAAGATACAAGATACTACTACCAGCTTTGTTATAGAAAACCTGGACAGACCAATGAAATTTACAGGCCTCAGGGCACATTTCACACACAGAGGTCTCCCGGAAAACAATTTTCATTCGTGATACAAGCAGACCCTCATCTGGATGACTTTTCCGATACAGCTCTATATCGCCGATGTCTTAAAAATGAACTGGAGGACTCTCCTGATTTTATGATTGATCTCGGAGACATATTCATGTCTGACAAGCTCAAAGTCGGAAAAGAGAATATCACACATGATACTGTAACCTGGAGGGTCAAATACATGCGTTCTTTTTATGAAGAGGTATGTCATTCTTTGCCACTGTATCTTGTTTTGGGCAACCACGAGGGAGAGGCGGGATGGCAGTTGAACAATACTTCTCAAAATGTAGCAGTTTTTGATGCTGTTGATAGAAAAAAATACTTTAAAAATCCCGCTCCGGACAATTTTTACAGTGGAGATGATGCGAACTACACATTTATGGGCAAGCGTGAGAGCTATTATTCCTGGACTTGGGGAGATGCTTTATTCGTTGTACTGGATCCTTACTTTTTTACCAGTATCAAACCGGATACACTCAATGGCTGGCGCTGGACACTTGGAAAGGATCAGTACGACTGGCTTCGCAATACTCTGGAGACGAGTGATGCAAGGTTCAAGTTCGTATTTTGCCACCAGCTCGTAGGGGGTGATCCACTGGGCCGAGGCGGGATAGAATATGCCGATAAGTATGAATGGGGAGGCAAAAACCTGGAAGGCACAACTGGCTGGTCTTCCAATAGACCGGGATGGTACAAGCCGATAAAGGAATTGTTGGCAGAGAACAAGGTGACAATTTTTTTTCACGGACATGATCATTTCTTTGCAAAGCAAGACAAGGATTGCCTGATTTATCAGCTGGTCCCACAACCTAGCTTGCCTAACTTCAATGGTCCAAACCAAGCGGCTGAGTATGGATATTTTCAAGGAAAAATATTGCCCAATTCTGGCCATCTCAGAGTCACAGTAGGTCCTCTCGGGGTATTGACAGAATACATCAAAGTGTACCTACCTTCCCAAGAGACAGGCGCTCGCCATAACAAGGATATTGCGGCCAGCTACTACATTCCGGAAAATTATTGTTACGACACCTTGTTTACTAATACTCCGGTGCTTTGGAATGCTGATTATGGCCGTGAGTTGATTTATCCCAATCCTTCCTGCGGGGAGATAAAAATTGAATTTTCACTAGCTGAAGAGAAGATAATTTATCTCGACCTGTTCGATCATCAGGGACGTCGTCTGAGGCGATTGATCGACGGACAGAAAATTACTCCTCAGAAATACGAGGTATTTTGGGATGGCCGGGATGATCGCTCACAAGAACAACTATCTGGAACCTATTACTACAAATTGTACTCAGCAGATGGTCTAATTTCCGGAGGTAAATTGGTATGGATTGCACCATAA
- a CDS encoding DUF1398 domain-containing protein, producing the protein MFTIDQIKAAHAKVKSGADFPAYIREIKSLGVTHYESYVNDGHIDYHGAEGFTATVPQKYDPIPVSEIAKLEEFKIELKAHQQGKTDYLTFIRMCADTGIDMWEISIDKMTCTYFDKAGNEVLIEQIPE; encoded by the coding sequence ATGTTTACAATAGATCAAATCAAGGCTGCACATGCAAAAGTAAAGTCAGGAGCTGACTTTCCGGCTTATATACGCGAGATCAAATCATTGGGCGTAACACACTATGAGTCATATGTAAATGACGGGCATATCGATTATCATGGAGCTGAAGGATTCACTGCAACCGTTCCTCAAAAGTACGATCCAATTCCTGTATCTGAGATAGCCAAGTTGGAAGAGTTTAAAATTGAATTAAAAGCACACCAACAAGGCAAAACCGACTACCTGACTTTTATAAGAATGTGTGCTGATACAGGTATTGACATGTGGGAAATCTCTATAGACAAAATGACATGCACATATTTTGACAAAGCTGGGAATGAAGTATTGATTGAGCAGATCCCGGAATGA
- a CDS encoding DUF3575 domain-containing protein codes for MRRKKIYQPNNCYSNILLSFNFIKTLFVLLSLFFSTSILSQTIVKTNVFNVLLIPSIHLEQGLSHKHSLQLNLHRGSFTFFSKRDWFNASLDYRYYPANYKDRALSGIYLSPGIHYNYEYNEPLIGENQEIISYGRPNLGVVGRIGYQTVFKNMRWSLDLGIGLASYLLYLKKAENSNAEAEFRMMAGIGYRI; via the coding sequence ATGCGGAGAAAAAAGATTTATCAACCAAACAATTGCTACTCAAACATACTCTTGAGTTTTAATTTCATTAAAACCTTATTTGTCCTGTTATCCTTGTTCTTCTCTACTTCTATCCTGTCGCAGACTATTGTGAAAACGAATGTCTTCAATGTACTTCTTATCCCTTCAATCCACCTGGAACAGGGACTGAGTCATAAACATTCCTTACAGTTGAACCTGCACAGAGGTAGTTTTACATTTTTCAGCAAAAGAGACTGGTTCAATGCTTCATTAGATTATAGATACTACCCGGCTAATTATAAGGATAGAGCTTTAAGTGGAATCTACTTGTCGCCAGGAATTCATTACAATTATGAATACAATGAACCCTTAATCGGTGAAAATCAAGAAATCATATCCTATGGCAGGCCCAACCTTGGAGTTGTTGGCAGAATAGGGTACCAGACTGTATTTAAGAATATGAGATGGAGTTTAGATTTAGGCATTGGGCTAGCCTCCTATTTACTCTATTTAAAGAAAGCAGAAAACTCCAATGCCGAAGCAGAATTTAGAATGATGGCCGGAATAGGTTATAGGATTTGA